A window of Perognathus longimembris pacificus isolate PPM17 chromosome 6, ASM2315922v1, whole genome shotgun sequence contains these coding sequences:
- the Btn1a1 gene encoding butyrophilin subfamily 1 member A1 — MAVSPNSCLSRYLLIFILLQLPKLNSAYFDVIGPKEPILAVVGTDAQLPCHLSLNMSAQHMELRWFRQTLSPAVFLYQNQQEQDREQMPQYRGRVTLVKDNITTGHAAVRIHGVRVSDDGEYRCFFRENESYEEAIMHLKVAAVGSDPHISMEVQESGQVRLECTSMGWYPEPQVQWRTPTGQTLSSRSESKNPDEEGLINVVASVIIGSNSIENVSCSIHNHLLGQEKEARISIPAPFFPRLTPWIVSVAVVLIVLGLLTIGSIFFIWRLYKERERKSEFGSTEKLLEELEWKKATLHAVDVTLDPDTAHPHLFLYEDSKSVRLEDSRQKVPDKPERFDSWPCVLGHETFTSGGHYWEVEVGDRTDWAIGVCREDVIKKGFDPMTPENGFWAVELYGNGYWALTPLRTPLPLAGSPRRVGVFLDYESGDISFYNMTDGSHIYTFPSISFSGPLRPFFCLWSCGKKPLTICPVAGRPEGITVIANSQDLSKGIPLSPMGEDSASGDIDTLHSKLIPSQSNQGIP; from the exons ATGGCAGTTTCTCCAAATTCCTGCCTCTCCAGGTATCTGCTCATCTTCATTCTCCTGCAGCTGCCCAAGCTGAATTCAG CTTACTTTGATGTGATTGGACCCAAAGAACCCATCCTAGCTGTGGTGGGTACAGATGCCCAGCTGCCTTGTCATCTTTCCCTAAACATGAGTGCACAGCACATGGAGTTAAGGTGGTTTCGACAAACCTTGTCACCGGCAGTGTTCCTATACCAGAATCAGCAGGAGCAGGACAGGGAGCAGATGCCGCAGTACCGAGGGAGGGTGACACTGGTGAAGGACAACATCACCACTGGACATGCTGCTGTGAGGATTCATGGTGTCAGGGTCTCGGACGATGGGGAATACCGATGCTTTTTCAGGGAGAATGAAAGCTATGAAGAGGCTATCATGCACCTGAAAGTGGCTG CTGTAGGCTCCGATCCTCACATCAGTATGGAAGTTCAAGAAAGTGGACAAGTGCGGCTAGAGTGTACCTCCATGGGGTGGTATCCAGAGCCCCAGGTCCAGTGGAGAACTCCCACAGGACAGACTTTATCCTCCAGGTCAGAGTCCAAGAATCCTGATGAAGAAGGCCTTATCAATGTGGTAGCTTCAGTGATAATTGGAAGTAACTCCATAGAGAACGTGTCCTGCTCTATCCACAATCACCTTCTTGGCCAGGAGAAGGAAGCAAGAATTTCCATACCAG CTCCCTTCTTCCCAAGACTGACTCCCTGGATAGTGTCTGTGGCTGTTGTGCTAATCGTCTTAGGACTTCTCACCATTGgttctatattttttatttggaGACTGtacaaggaaagagagaggaagagtgaatTTGGTTCTACAG AGAAACTACTAGAAGAACTCG AATGGAAAAAGGCTACATTACATGCAG ttgatgTGACTCTCGATCCAGACACAGCCCATCCCCACCTCTTTCTGTATGAAGACTCAAAATCTGTTCGGCTGGAAGATTCACGCCAGAAAGTGCCTGACAAACCAGAGAGATTTGACTCTTGGCCCTGTGTGTTAGGCCATGAAACTTTCACTTCAGGAGGTCATTactgggaggtggaggtgggagatAGGACCGATTGGGCAATCGGTGTGTGTAGAGAGGATGTGATAAAGAAAGGATTTGACCCCATGACTCCTGAAAATGGGTTCTGGGCTGTGGAGCTGTATGGAAATGGATACTGGGCCCTTACACCACTCCGGACTCCTCTTCCATTAGCAGGATCGCCTCGCCGTGTTGGCGTTTTCCTGGACTATGAATCAGGAGACATCTCCTTCTATAACATGACTGATGGATCTCATATCTATACTTTTCCCAGTATTTCTTTCTCTGGCCCCCTCCGGCCATTCTTTTGCCTATGGTCCTGTGGTAAAAAGCCCTTGACCATCTGTCCAGTTGCTGGCAGGCCTGAGGGCATTACAGTCATTGCTAATAGCCAGGACCTTTCTAAGGGTATCCCTTTGTCCCCTATGGGGGAGGATTCTGCCTCTGGAGATATTGACACCCTGCATTCTAAACTAATCCCTTCCCAATCCAACCAAGGGATACCTTAA